TATAGCAAGCGAAGAAAGCATAAAATATTTTTCAGAAAGGTTCTATGATTTTCTAAAGTATGGACTATTGGGAAACTAAGACTTTTATCATTTTGAACGAAGTGAAGAATCTCGGGCTTATCATGTGAAAGGGGTGAAATAATTTGATTAATGAAGCTTTAATAAGTATTGAGAATGTCAGTAAATTTTATCAAATGGGCGAAGTTATCGTACCAGCTATAAAACATATAGACTTGGAAATAAACAAGGGAGAATTTGTAGTAATACTTGGACCCAGTGGATCGGGAAAGAGTACCCTTCTTAATATTATAGGGGGAATGGATACTCCATCAGAAGGAAAGGTAATTATGGATGGGGAGGATATCATAAACTTTAATGATAAAAGACTTACCTACTATCGTAGGGATAAAATAGGTTTCGTATTTCAATTCTATAACTTAATGGGAACTCTTACGGCGAGGGAAAATGTAGAACTGGCTACAGAGATTTGTAAAAATGCCCTTGATATCGATGAGGTTTTAGAGACTGTAGGCCTTGGAGAGAGAAAGGACCACTTCCCATCACAGATGAGTGGTGGAGAGCAACAGAGGGTTGCCATTGCAAGAGCTGTTGCAAAGAATGCAGATTTGCTGCTTTGTGATGAGCCT
The DNA window shown above is from Tissierella sp. Yu-01 and carries:
- a CDS encoding ABC transporter ATP-binding protein; this translates as MGEVIVPAIKHIDLEINKGEFVVILGPSGSGKSTLLNIIGGMDTPSEGKVIMDGEDIINFNDKRLTYYRRDKIGFVFQFYNLMGTLTARENVELATEICKNALDIDEVLETVGLGERKDHFPSQMSGGEQQRVAIARAVAKNADLLLCDEPTGALDFETGIRILALLKEINKKYNKTVVIITHNTPIGDMADRVIKMRSGEIIEDYINENPVDPERIEW